The Drosophila nasuta strain 15112-1781.00 chromosome 2R, ASM2355853v1, whole genome shotgun sequence genome segment ACTTTGACACCACCGCCAACTAACCAATGAATCACTTAACCAACCATCAGACGAGATGATCAACGAGAAAGAGACCTATGCAATGGTTAATGACAGCTTGGACTTTACTTTTGTCGAGCTCATGGGCATGCCGCCATTCTATAACGATCGCTATCCCAAACCGCCCACACCCGAATTGACCGAAGAGGAACTGGCCGCCAAACTTGCCGCCGAGTTGCAAGCAGCGGAAGAGGCCGCAGCCGCCGAATTGGCTGCCGCTGCGGCAGCTGAGGCTGCTGGCGAAGAAGGGGCAGCGGTTGAGGGTGGCGTTACTGTTGATGCAGCCACAGGAGAACCTGTTGCCGCCGTTGTTGCCGAACCCGTCAAGGAACCGacgccaccaccaccgccaccatTTGACTATAATATCGATCTGCCGCCAGAGGGCGCTGAAGTGCCATATGTGAAGAATTTCGAGGTGGGCGATGTATTGCCAGTGCCTGCAGCGGAAGCTGAAGGAGCTGCGCCTGCTGAGGGAGCGGCGCTTGCTGAAGGAGCAGCACCTGTGGAGGGGGCAGCACCTGCGGAGGGATCAGCACCTGCGGAGGGAGCAGCTCCTGCTGAGGATGCTGCACCAGCTGAAGCAGCTCCTGCTGCGGATACAGCGGCTCCACCTGCTGATGCTGCCGCTCCTCCAGCTGAAGCAgcccctgctgctgctgaagctCCTGCAGCTGAAGCGCCGCCTGCCTAAAGCACTGAACACCACCGCCAAGAAGCTGTAAATGATAAATCGAGAATTGTTATCGTCACTGTTCGCATTAGTTTAAATAGATCACCACAAAGGATCTCTCAAAAAGGATCTCGTTGCTGCAtaaaccaaaacacaaaaaaaatcgtTCAATGTGTTTTCCTCTTGGACGTTTCTTACTAACACGATCCGTCCCGCCCCCTTTTCCACAGCCCACTAATTAATCAATGTTCTTAAGAACAACCagcattattaatttttagttttcttagTTGCGCTTTTGCATCCTTTTCACGCTTTCTATCTTCAtgcctctctctccctctctataTCTTTTGCTGTCGCTATTTATCACTCGTGTGCTTATCAGACGATCTAATCGTTGAAAAAGAACGTTATTGCCTCATCGGTGACAGCCTCGACGAAGCCTTCCTGGACCTCATCAAGGGCCTCGAGCCATTCTGGACAGTGCGCAATCCCAAGCCACCCACGCCCAAGTTGCCCACACCAACTCCCGAGGAACTTGCCGCCATGGAGGAGGCCAGAGCCGCAGCCGAAGCAgccgccgctgcagctgcggcCGAGGCTGGCGAGCAGGGCGCAGAGGGTGCTGCGCAAGTTGTGTTGTCAGAGGATGGTGTGCCGGTGCCCAAGGAGCCGACGCCACCACCAAAGGAGCCAactccaccaccaccaccaccgccgccaTTCGAGTACTCGATCGATTTGCCGCCAGAGGGCGCTGAAGTGCCATTCGTTAAGAACTATGAGCCACCACCACCCGGCTCTGAGCCCGAGCCAGCTGCCGAAGGCGAGGCTGCTGCACCAGCGGCTGAGGGAGCTGCACCTGCTGCTGACGGTGCTGCTCCAGCGGCTGAGGGAGCTGCCCCACCAGCGGAAGGCGCGGCGCCACCAGCTGAGGGAGCTGCCCCACCAGCAGAGGGAGCTGCACCGgctgaggctgctgctgctgcaccgGCGGCTGAGGCTGCTCCTGAAGCACCAGCGGCTGAGGCAGCTGCGCCAGCGCCTGCAGCTGAAGCACCTGCAGCCGAAGCGGCTGCCGCGCCAGCTGAAGCCGAGGCGCCACCAGCCTAAgcgaagcaaaacaaaacgaaacgcgATAAACGATACACTGCAACGATACAACCTTAACGATATGATATACCTCCATTATCGGTCGATCGATCGTTCTGCTGCGCAAGAAAAGACCCACAACAAAAACTGCTACAAAATGCTGCCCCGCTTTCACTTGTACAATCTGAAGCACGTTTTGAAAACagagaataataatatttttataacatttattaaaacttaACCGAAgcattgcaaaaacaaaacacctGCTGACTGGTtgcctatttttttttgttttcgttttgcctgttgcattttaattttgattttgaatttaacagcTAGCGGCGCACTGCATTACCGACCAaaacgctgctgttgctgtcgccgtCAAGCAGTGCAATTGctgctatttttattttaacttatttGATGAGGTAATTATTCAATCAAATGTGATTTGAGTGTTAGTTTTCGTGTTGAGGGTTATCTACATATGTCAAATGTTTTTGGTGaaggatttattttaattgttttttgtcatttatattttcatttttattaatttgtatttgttttatttgtttatgattTGATCGACACGAACAGACGACCTTGTTCTGGAGAAGGAGCGTTACAAGGATATTGGCGACGATCTCGATACCGCCTTTGTCGAGCTCATCCTCAAGGAATAAGCGCACCATCACACTGCCCGCCCCAAAAAAAGAGCCAGCAACAAAATCTATCAACACTTTTATCTCACATTTATCGATATGTTTGTCGTAGCACACTTGTAGGCGCACTGTAATCGTAATCGTTATTGACTTCTGCTTgcaatttatgatttctgtGTAGATCGAATTGATTTGTAGATTAATTGGTGTAaagctttttcttttattttattatgtgaCAATCGCATTGTGTATTTGTTTAActcaaaaacattttatttatcatttgtattcaaagtatgcaataaacagaaaactatataaaatgtatgtgtatttttatttctctaaATGCTTGCTCTACTATTTGCTCTTAAAGATGAGGTGAGCAAAGGTAAGGAGAAGT includes the following:
- the LOC132786923 gene encoding tropomyosin-1, isoforms 33/34 isoform X24, which gives rise to MTTSIPQGTLLDVLKKKMRQTKEEMEKYKDECEEFHKRFQLEVVRREEAESEVAALNRRIQLLEEDLERSEERLGSATAKLSEASQAADESERIRKALENRTNMEDDKVALLENQLAQAKLIAEEADKKYEEVARKLVLMEQDLERSEEKVELSESKIVELEEELRVVGNNLKSLEVSEEKANQREEEYKNQIKTLNTRLKEAEARAEFAERSVQKLQKEVDRLEDDLIVEKERYCLIGDSLDEAFLDLIKGLEPFWTVRNPKPPTPKLPTPTPEELAAMEEARAAAEAAAAAAAAEAGEQGAEGAAQVVLSEDGVPVPKEPTPPPKEPTPPPPPPPPFEYSIDLPPEGAEVPFVKNYEPPPPGSEPEPAAEGEAAAPAAEGAAPAADGAAPAAEGAAPPAEGAAPPAEGAAPPAEGAAPAEAAAAAPAAEAAPEAPAAEAAAPAPAAEAPAAEAAAAPAEAEAPPA
- the LOC132786923 gene encoding tropomyosin-1, isoforms 33/34 isoform X23, whose translation is MTTSIPQGTLLDVLKKKMRQTKEEMEKYKDECEEFHKRFQLEVVRREEAESEVAALNRRIQLLEEDLERSEERLGSATAKLSEASQAADESERARKILENRALADEERMDALENQLKEARFLAEEADKKYDEVARKLAMVEADLERAEERAEQGENKIVELEEELRVVGNNLKSLEVSEEKANQREEEYKNQIKTLNTRLKEAEARAEFAERSVQKLQKEVDRLEDDLIVEKERYCLIGDSLDEAFLDLIKGLEPFWTVRNPKPPTPKLPTPTPEELAAMEEARAAAEAAAAAAAAEAGEQGAEGAAQVVLSEDGVPVPKEPTPPPKEPTPPPPPPPPFEYSIDLPPEGAEVPFVKNYEPPPPGSEPEPAAEGEAAAPAAEGAAPAADGAAPAAEGAAPPAEGAAPPAEGAAPPAEGAAPAEAAAAAPAAEAAPEAPAAEAAAPAPAAEAPAAEAAAAPAEAEAPPA